The sequence GCAGAGCGAGGCGGACGGCCAGTTCTATTTGCTCGAGGTCGCATGCCGCGTAGGCGGCGCCTATATCGCCAACGTCCTCGAGCACGCCTGCGGTTTTAACCTATGGCGTGAATGGGCAAAACTGGAAACCGCGACCGCCGAACGGCCCTACTTGCTGCCAAAGCTACGCAAGGAGTTTGCCGGCATCACGCTCGCCCTCGCAAATGTTGACCAGCCCGACACCTCTGGTTACGGCGACGAAGAGATCGTTTACCGCGTCGATAAACCAAAGCATGTCGGGCTGATCTTTCGCTCAAAGACGCAGAAACGGATCGACGAACTCATCTCGATTTACACGGACCGTATCTCTGCGGATTTTCTCGCCGTCGCGCCCGTAAAAGAGAGGTATGACGACTAGCAGTTTTGCCGGCCCGCCGTCGATCCTCGAACACGACCTGAACAGACATTTTTCCGAACTTTTGAAGTTCGATTCTAAACCTGAGCTTGAGACGTCATCGTTGTGGCCGGAGGTTCGCGATGAGGTCGAGCGGATAATGAATGCGGTAGTGTCAGAACCGCCTGCGTCAGCGGGCGGTCAGTTCGCTGGCAAAGAGTCACCTAGACGGAAACCAGCCGCTAGCGATTCGAACTGGCCGCCCGCTTACGCAGGCGGTTCTGCCTTGCACGCGCTTGCGTGGAATCTTGAACGCGGCATTCAATTTGACGGTATCGCCAATGCGTTGGCGACGCATCCGGCATTGACGAACAAAGACGTGCTGATGCTGCCCGAACTCGACCACGGCATGGCACGGAGCGGCAATCGGTTTGTCCCAACGGAATTGGCAAAGCGACTGGGGCTGAACTATGCGTTCGCACCTGTATACATTGCACTTCAGAAAGGCAGCGGCGTCGAGGCCCAGATGGAGGGCGAGAATACGTTGTCGATCCACGGCCTGGCGATGATGTCGCCGTGGCCGATGGCGAATGTTCACGCTGTGCCGCTGCCGAACGGCAAAGACAAGATGTGGGGCAAGGAAAAGCGGCTAGGCTGGCTGCGAGCTTTGATCGCCGATATTGAGCATCCAGCGGGGACGTTTCGGGCAGTGACAGTGCATCTCGACGTGCACTGCTCGCGTGAGCATCGAAGGCGGCAGATGAACATCATCCTCGACCATCTAGATACGCTGCCGCCGCTGCCGACTATAATTGGCGGCGATTGGAATACGACAACGTTCAATGCCCAGACGGCGACGCACGCGATCCTCGGCTATTGGCGACGCGTGATGATGGGCGTCAAGAATGTTGCGAAGAACCACTTTCCGCATCCCGACAGATATTTTGAAAAAGGCTTGTTTACCGATCTCGGATCGCGCGGGTTTCAATATAAAGCGTTCAACGAACCCGGCGTCGGCACGCTTCACTATCACATTGACAGCATCGAAAAGAACACAAACCTCCGCGATTGGGTGCCTGAATGGTGCTTCAAATTTATCTTCTGGGCCGCCGGCCGCGTCGGCGGCGGCGTGTCCGTGAGGCTGGATTGGTTTGCGGGGAAGGGAATTGAACCGGCGTCCGACACGTCGCCGCAAACGATCGGCGGCCTGGTAAACGATGCCGGGGAACCTCTCTCGGACCACGACGCGATCACCGTATCCTTTCACTTATGACTTATTCCTTATCACTTACTTCGGAATAAGTGATACCTGATAAGTGACAAGTGCAAAGGCATCAATTAACCTCAGATTATGGAAGTTGCTTTTTGCCAGACGTTGAGCTTTAATGCCGACGATTTTGAATACGAGGCCGCCGCTCAGGAGAACGGTAATGCGACGGTCATCAAGTTTGCCGTCGATGAAAAGAAGGTCAGCCCCGGTGACGTGGTAGTTGTCGTATCGGGCGAGGATATCAGTTTTCACGGCATCATCGGCAAGATCGAGGACGGTTTTGCTTTTGCATCAGATCCGAAAGGCTCACTATTGCCGGCCGGAACTCAATAAATTGAGAATGGAGAATTGGCTTGAAATTCTCAATTCTCGATTCTAAACTATCAATTCTTCCGGGGATGTAGCTCAGCTGGGAGAGCGCGGCGTTCGCAATGCCGAGGCCAGGAGTTCGATCCTCCTCATCTCCACCACCTCTCTAGAGGCTCTCGTCCATCGAGAGCCTCTTTCGGTATAGGAACATCACGAGCAGGGATGCGGCGAAGGCGAGAGCGGAAGCAACGATAACGGCGCGAAACGCCGTTGTGTAATCGCCGCCGTGCAGGTCGGCGAGGTGACCGGTAATACGGCCGCCGATGGCGGCCCCGATCACTTCGATCAGTGTGATGACGCCGAGTATCTTTCCGGCCTCGCGTCGGCCGAAGAGGTCCGCGGTCAGCCGCTGGATCAACACAAAGGTGCCGCCATAGCCCAACGCGAACGGCAGCAAGAACCATGCCCAGTTTGACGCCGTCAATGCCAGCAGAACGAACGACGCTGCCAGCATCAGCAGCGCCGAAGCGGCCATTACGCGAACTGAGCGAAAGAGGTCGCTAAAGAAGCCCGCAAGAAATTTTCCGCCCACGCTCACCGCGAAGAGTGCCGATTGGGCAAAAGCTGCCGTCTCAGCCGAGAGGCCGATCTTTGGCGACTGAAGGTAAAGAATAAACTGTTGGCTTGTGACAAATATCGGATAAAAGACAAGCGCGGCGCACGCGGCCAGGGCCCAGAATAGCGGCGTTCTGAGGGCATCGGCCAAGGTCATCCCTTCAGCGGTAGGTTGCTCAGCGGGCCCGCCGCGTTTTTGGTCCTTGACCAGGATCAAGACCGCCGGCAGAAGCACGACCCAAACGAGCATACTGATCGCCAGCATTGCCGAACGCCAATTGTAGGCCGCGATCAGCGGCTGTGCGATCTGAGGAATGATGACACCGCCAATGCTCGTGCCGGTGAGAGCTATGCCGAGCGCGGTGCCGCGCTTCCTGGTGAACCATCGCGACACGAGGACAACATTTGGAGCGACGCCGATAAAACCCAGCGACGCCCCCATAAGGACACGCGAGAGATAGACCATGTTGGCGGTCGCTGCCTGCGAATGCAGTATCAGACCACCGCCAAGCAGAACACAACCGATCACCATCAGCGGCTTGAGCCGGAAACGCGTCACCAGCCATCCGCCGATCAATGAAAAGACGCCCGACATCAGGAACGTGATGTTCGCGGCGTTGGCGATAAAGCTCTCAGCGTGTGCGGCATCGACGGCGCCGATGGCGACAAACTCTTCGCGTATCGGCTTGTAAAACGGTGGCAGGCCGCCGACGGCAAGGCCGTTGCTTATCACGAGGGCGAACGTTGAAATGCCCACGATCACCCAGCCGTAACCGTCGCTACGCTTTGCCATTTCGGGATTGGTTTAAGACGTGTTCGGGAACCGCGACCCCGTCTGCAAGCCTGTCGTCGGCTATCGGCGGGCCGTAAGCAAGCGACAACGGCACGACGCCGGCCCAGACATCCATTGCGTAGTCCTCTTCGTCATCCACGGGCGGGCCCGTGCGGACCTTTGCCGAGGCTTCGTTGATCGGCAGCTTGATGACGCTTGTTGCCTTGAGTTCCACTTCATTTGGCCACCGGACATCAGGCCAGCGGCCATGCACGATGTGCTCCGTGATGGCTTCGAGAGCTGTGTTCTTTTCTTCTGCTTCCGTCACGAGCGTCGCCTTGCCGAGGATCACGACCGAGCGATAGTTTATCGAATGATGGAACGCAGACCGCGCAAGCACCAGCCCGTCAACGATGGTGACCGTCACGCAGACATCGACGCTCTTCGACATCTCGCGCAGCATCCGGCTCGCCGCCGAGCCGTGAATAAACAGATCGTCGCCTATCCGGCCATACGCCGTCGGTATCACATACGGTTGGCCGTCGACGACAAACCCGACGTGGCAGATGAACGCCTCATCGAGGATCGCATTGATCGTCTCGCGCTCGTAATTGCCGCGATTCGGCAGCCGGCGAACCCGCGTTCTTTCACTTTGCATCTCGTTTAAGTTCATATTGATGAACAGTGTGATTATACAGGCCACGGGACCGGCTCAAGAATATCGCTGCAATTTTTGATCACCGCGTAGAATTTCGCGCTCTTCGCGGGTTATTTCCGGTTCTGCCTTGCCTATTAGATCACGAAGCGGCACAAATGAGCGGTCGATAGGGCACTGCGTTCCTTTCATTACAGGCACAGGATGTGCATTAGAAAACAGTAAAAGGCCCGGGTGAGGTGCGTTAAGTCGGATCTCAATGAGTGGGATGACGGCTGGACGCCTCTCGGGCATGGAGGCCGCAATGAAGTTTTTAGGGCGTACTGTTACTGCCACATTGGTAGTCTCGTGGTTCATCATCTCTCCAGTATTCACGCAGTCGTATTACCGGTCGGGCCAACCCGGAAGTGTTGAGGGCATGGTCGAAGTATCTCGCGCGGACATCAAATCAGCTGTGCTTGCAGGCATCAAGACGTACCTCGAACAAATGAAGGGAACGTGCTTTGAAAGCGGAGGTTTCAGCATCGGCGATTACGACAAGTTCGTCGCTGCGCTAAACCGAAACATCCAGGAGATCGTCGTTGGAAACGATGGATCGGCTTGGCTTGTTAAGAACTCGTCGGGGGCAAACTCGTCGCACTACGATCCATGGGGCAGTATGGGCGATGCATACATCTACT is a genomic window of Chloracidobacterium sp. containing:
- a CDS encoding pyridoxamine 5'-phosphate oxidase family protein; this encodes MNLNEMQSERTRVRRLPNRGNYERETINAILDEAFICHVGFVVDGQPYVIPTAYGRIGDDLFIHGSAASRMLREMSKSVDVCVTVTIVDGLVLARSAFHHSINYRSVVILGKATLVTEAEEKNTALEAITEHIVHGRWPDVRWPNEVELKATSVIKLPINEASAKVRTGPPVDDEEDYAMDVWAGVVPLSLAYGPPIADDRLADGVAVPEHVLNQSRNGKA
- a CDS encoding MFS transporter, which encodes MAKRSDGYGWVIVGISTFALVISNGLAVGGLPPFYKPIREEFVAIGAVDAAHAESFIANAANITFLMSGVFSLIGGWLVTRFRLKPLMVIGCVLLGGGLILHSQAATANMVYLSRVLMGASLGFIGVAPNVVLVSRWFTRKRGTALGIALTGTSIGGVIIPQIAQPLIAAYNWRSAMLAISMLVWVVLLPAVLILVKDQKRGGPAEQPTAEGMTLADALRTPLFWALAACAALVFYPIFVTSQQFILYLQSPKIGLSAETAAFAQSALFAVSVGGKFLAGFFSDLFRSVRVMAASALLMLAASFVLLALTASNWAWFLLPFALGYGGTFVLIQRLTADLFGRREAGKILGVITLIEVIGAAIGGRITGHLADLHGGDYTTAFRAVIVASALAFAASLLVMFLYRKRLSMDESL